ATAGCACTTGggaatattttctcacatgcAAATTTATCAGCAGCAGGAAAGTTACATAAGTGAAAATAGACATGAACTTGTTATTTATCAATccatcttgtatttcagcaatctttcaacacatccagagaaatacttcagaacttcggTGTAAAGGTCGGAGCAGCGTGAGTAGTGGTGACATAATCAGGATTCGGgagaattgcaataaatatgaacctcagtttggtagtagtttggagcaggataatacttaaattcttcgatgtagtaaactgggCAGCGtacgttgttgtgtaataggcaGCTTCTTCGATGTAGtgcttgggggctgcggtgtagcgtaggtcgtggtgtagtgaactggtagtgtagtatttctgttcaacgtagcacgaaagagaagcttcggtgtagcaagTCGGAACTGCGTCAtccttggccgcctcagttgtggttttGTAGATctgggcagagtagtacttaaacgcttcggtgtagtattcaaccgttttggtggagtaatcagcgggagcatcggtgtagcagctgggaacagaatagTATTAAGGAAAATTGGTGCAAATAGtagatgagaacagagtaatacctGGGAGTCTTGGTGTAGTAGAATGAGGTAGGATGCGTAGTCCtgctccgtcgccttggtggtgtagtaactcggggcagagtaatacttcaggacgtcagtgtagtggctcgggtcagcgtaagttgtggtataaaactccggtgctttagtggtgtagtacttgaagaccttggtgcaggaactggtcgttgcgta
This window of the Daphnia pulex isolate KAP4 chromosome 5, ASM2113471v1 genome carries:
- the LOC124194413 gene encoding uncharacterized protein LOC124194413, coding for MDIYGVVLMLGVVSLMVGSTAGVAMSPWCGGNQTATPPPSYTTYATTSSCTKVFKYYTTKAPEFYTTTYADPSHYTDVLKYYSAPSYYTTKATEQDYASYLILLHQDSQLLHRCSR